One segment of Macrotis lagotis isolate mMagLag1 chromosome 1, bilby.v1.9.chrom.fasta, whole genome shotgun sequence DNA contains the following:
- the LOC141506660 gene encoding neuroligin-4, X-linked isoform X2, translating into MVYIHGGSYMEGTGNMIDGSILASYGNVIVITLNYRLGVLGFLSTGDQAAKGNYGLLDQIQALRWIEENIGSFGGDPKRVTIFGSGAGASCVSLLTLSHYSEGLFQKAIIQSGTALSSWAVNYQPAKYTRILADKVGCNMLDTTDMVECLRNKNYKELIQQTITPATYHIAFGPVIDGDVIPDDPQILMEQGEFLNYDIMLGVNQGEGLKFVDGIVDNEDGVSPNDFDFSVSNFVDNLYGYPEGKDTLRETIKFMYTDWADKENPETRRKTLVALFTDHQWVAPAVATADLHAQYGSPTYFYAFYHHCQSEMKPSWADSAHGDEVPYVFGIPMIGPTELFSCNFSKNDVMLSAVVMTYWTNFAKTGDPNQPVPQDTKFIHTKPNRFEEVAWSKYNPKDQLYLHIGLKPRVRDHYRATKVAFWLELVPHLHNLNEIFQYVSTTTKVPPPDMTSFPYGTRRSPAKIWPTTKRPAITPANNPKHSKDPHKTNPEDTTVLIETKRDYSTELSVTIAVGASLLFLNILAFAALYYKKDKRRHETHRRPSPQRNTTNDIAHIQNEEIMSLQMKQLEHDHECESLQAHDTLRLTCPPDYTLTLRRSPDDIPLMTPNTITMIPNTLTGMQPLHTFNTFSGGQNSTNLPHGHSTTRV; encoded by the exons GTTTTTTAAGTACTGGGGACCAGGCAGCAAAAGGCAATTATGGATTGCTTGACCAAATCCAAGCTTTACGATGGATTGAAGAAAACATTGGATCCTTTGGAGGGGATCCAAAACGAGTTACTATCTTTGGCTCAGGAGCAGGAGCATCTTGCGTTAGCCTCTTGACCTTGTCTCACTATTCAGAAG GTCTGTTCCAAAAGGCAATCATACAGAGTGGAACAGCCCTGTCCAGCTGGGCAGTGAACTACCAGCCTGCCAAGTACACTCGGATATTGGCAGATAAAGTGGGCTGCAACATGCTGGATACCACAGACATGGTTGAATGCCTTCGGAATAAGAACTACAAAGAACTCATTCAACAGACCATTACTCCAGCCACATACCACATTGCCTTCGGGCCCGTGATAGATGGTGATGTAATTCCAGATGACCCTCAGATTCTAATGGAGCAGGGGGAGTTCCTAAACTATGACATAATGCTTGGCGTAAACCAAGGGGAAGGCTTAAAGTTTGTTGATGGTATTGTTGACAATGAGGATGGTGTTTCACCAAATGATTTTGACTTCTCTGTCTCCAACTTTGTGGACAATCTGTATGGTTATCCAGAAGGAAAAGACACCCTACGGGAGACGATAAAGTTCATGTACACTGACTGGGCAGATAAAGAAAACCCTGAAACGCGAAGGAAGACCCTGGTTGCCCTTTTTACTGATCATCAATGGGTTGCTCCTGCTGTTGCCACAGCTGATCTTCATGCTCAGTATGGCTCCCCAACATATTTCTATGCATTCTATCACCATTGTCAAAGTGAAATGAAACCAAGTTGGGCTGATTCAGCCCATGGTGATGAAGTTCCATATGTTTTTGGCATTCCCATGATTGGTCCTACTGAACTCTTCAGCTGTAACTTCTCTAAGAATGATGTCATGCTTAGTGCAGTGGTTATGACATACTGGACAAACTTCGCCAAAACTGG TGATCCAAATCAGCCAGTTCCACAAGATACCAAGTTTATACACACAAAGCCCAATCGTTTTGAAGAAGTTGCCTGGTCCAAGTACAACCCCAAAGATCAGCTTTATCTACACATTGGTCTGAAACCTCGGGTAAGGGACCACTATCGAGCTACCAAAGTTGCTTTCTGGCTGGAACTTGTACCTCATTTGCACAACCTGAATGAGATTTTTCAGTATGTTTCCACAACAACAAAAGTCCCTCCTCCAGATATGACATCATTTCCTTATGGCACTCGAAGGTCTCCTGCAAAAATCTGGCCAACTACCAAACGCCCAGCCATCACACCTGCCAATAATCCTAAACATTCAAAGGACCCTCATAAAACAAATCCAGAGGATACAACTGTTCTGATTGAAACAAAACGAGATTATTCCACAGAGTTAAGTGTCACTATTGCAGTGGGAGCATCCTTGTTATTCCTCAATATTTTGGCATTTGCTGCATTGTACTATAAAAAGGACAAAAGACGTCACGAAACACATAGGCGTCCCAGTCCCCAAAGAAATACCACAAATGATATTGCTCacatacaaaatgaagaaattatgtcCTTACAGATGAAACAGTTGGAGCATGATCATGAGTGTGAGTCTTTACAGGCACATGATACCCTGAGACTAACCTGCCCACCTGACTATACCCTTACTCTGAGAAGATCCCCAGATGACATTCCGCTAATGACACCCAATACCATAACCATGATTCCCAACACATTAACAGGCATGCAGCCTTTGCATACTTTCAACACCTTCAGTGGAGGACAAAACAGTACTAATTTACCCCATGGACATTCAACTACTAGAGTATAG